One Fusobacterium sp. IOR10 DNA segment encodes these proteins:
- a CDS encoding MFS transporter: MGIDPKNLKKNNRVSTKYLTLMILGIIFVSFNLRAPITSVGPIIALIKKEYLLNNSMAGFVTTLPLIAFAIFSPYVPKLSFKFGDGLIMLGGLILIFIGEIIRSYTNSFGLFLGTTLIGLGIAIGNVLLPSIIKYNFSKHIGIIISIYITSMCSFAAIGSGLSVPLVTKLSFTWRNSLGIWIILILIAIGIWTPQLRKKEIFNNDNINKQLKSNSIWKSPLAWWVTLFMGTQSFLFYSLVAWLPAIIVSKNMTFEFSGSMLLFYQLVSLPTTLIVPIVAAKFKSQKLISIIILSFYLLGMTLLFFAKTKFLIMFSLLFMGLSAGGGISLAILFLSLRTPNAKKAAELSGMAQSAGYLIASIGPILIGFLFDLTNSWNSTMIILIIAILFLIFCGIKAGKDEVTFA; the protein is encoded by the coding sequence ATGGGAATAGATCCAAAAAATTTAAAAAAGAACAATAGAGTATCTACTAAATATTTAACATTAATGATTTTAGGGATCATTTTTGTTTCATTTAATTTAAGAGCACCAATTACTTCAGTTGGACCAATTATAGCTTTGATTAAGAAAGAATATCTCTTAAATAATAGTATGGCTGGTTTTGTCACAACTCTACCACTAATAGCCTTTGCAATTTTCTCTCCCTATGTGCCAAAATTAAGTTTTAAATTTGGTGACGGTTTAATAATGTTAGGAGGTTTAATACTAATATTTATTGGAGAAATTATCAGGTCCTATACAAATTCCTTTGGATTATTTTTAGGAACAACTTTAATAGGATTAGGAATAGCAATAGGAAATGTGTTACTTCCTAGTATTATAAAATATAATTTTTCAAAACATATAGGAATAATAATAAGCATATATATTACAAGTATGTGTAGTTTTGCAGCTATTGGATCTGGCCTAAGTGTTCCTTTAGTAACTAAATTATCCTTTACTTGGAGAAATAGTTTAGGAATATGGATAATCTTAATATTAATTGCCATAGGAATATGGACTCCCCAATTAAGAAAGAAAGAAATTTTTAATAATGACAATATTAATAAGCAATTAAAAAGTAATTCCATATGGAAATCCCCATTAGCTTGGTGGGTAACTCTATTTATGGGAACTCAATCTTTTTTATTCTATTCTTTAGTTGCATGGTTACCTGCAATAATTGTATCTAAGAATATGACTTTTGAATTTTCTGGATCAATGCTTTTATTTTATCAATTGGTAAGTTTACCTACAACTTTAATTGTGCCAATTGTTGCTGCTAAATTTAAAAGTCAGAAATTAATTTCAATTATAATTTTGTCTTTCTATTTACTAGGTATGACCTTACTTTTCTTTGCAAAAACTAAATTTTTAATAATGTTTTCATTATTATTTATGGGATTAAGTGCTGGAGGTGGAATAAGTCTTGCAATTTTGTTTTTATCCCTTCGTACTCCAAATGCAAAAAAAGCAGCAGAACTTTCTGGAATGGCTCAATCAGCAGGTTATCTAATTGCATCAATTGGACCAATTTTAATTGGATTCTTATTTGATTTAACTAATTCATGGAATTCTACAATGATAATTTTAATAATTGCAATTTTATTTTTAATATTTTGTGGAATAAAAGCAGGGAAAGATGAAGTTACTTTTGCATAA
- a CDS encoding aldehyde dehydrogenase — MDVLQEMKDYYYTGETKEISFRINQLTKLKKIISFHEDDIINALKADLKRPQFESYVSEIGVILESISFAINNLKKWSKIKKVKTPISQFRSKSYIKQEPYGVVLIIAPFNFPFNLCIEPLIGAIAAGNCAVIKPSEETVNVSNIIQKIFDENFLKKYIRVVQGGKEVITTLIHSKFDYIFFTGSVTVGKIVMKGASENLIPVTLELGGKSPCIINHDANLKTAAERIAWGKFFNAGQICISPDYLLVHNSVKNEFIQELQKVIKRFYGEDIYASPDFARIINEKHTTRLINIIENDKEKIIFGGNYNLEDKYIEPTLINNASWDDKCMEGEIFGPILPIISFDAINEAIEIVNGRPKPLALYLFTENEDVANKVIERTSSGGVCINDVINHYSNHHLPFGGVGNSGMGNYHGEESFKTFSHAKGVLNKSTRINNTLIFPPYSLKKLHAIKKILK, encoded by the coding sequence ATGGATGTTTTACAAGAAATGAAAGATTATTATTATACAGGTGAAACAAAAGAGATTTCCTTTAGAATTAACCAATTAACAAAATTAAAAAAAATAATATCATTTCATGAGGATGATATTATAAATGCTCTAAAAGCTGATTTAAAAAGGCCTCAATTTGAAAGTTATGTTTCTGAAATTGGGGTAATATTAGAAAGTATTTCCTTTGCCATTAATAATTTAAAAAAATGGAGTAAGATTAAAAAAGTAAAAACTCCTATTTCACAGTTTAGATCTAAAAGTTATATTAAACAAGAACCCTATGGAGTTGTTTTAATTATTGCTCCCTTTAATTTCCCATTTAATTTATGTATTGAACCATTAATTGGGGCAATTGCAGCTGGAAACTGTGCAGTTATTAAGCCTTCTGAAGAAACAGTAAATGTTTCAAATATTATTCAAAAAATCTTTGATGAAAACTTTTTAAAGAAATATATTAGAGTTGTCCAAGGGGGAAAAGAAGTTATAACCACATTAATTCACAGTAAATTTGACTATATATTTTTTACTGGAAGCGTTACAGTTGGAAAAATTGTTATGAAGGGAGCTAGTGAAAATTTAATTCCTGTAACATTGGAGCTAGGTGGAAAAAGTCCTTGTATAATAAATCATGATGCTAATTTAAAAACAGCTGCTGAAAGAATAGCTTGGGGTAAATTTTTTAATGCAGGTCAAATTTGTATATCTCCAGATTATTTATTGGTTCATAATTCTGTAAAAAATGAATTTATTCAAGAATTACAAAAAGTTATTAAAAGATTTTATGGGGAAGATATTTATGCATCCCCTGACTTTGCAAGAATTATAAATGAAAAACATACTACAAGGCTTATAAATATTATAGAAAATGATAAAGAAAAAATTATTTTTGGTGGAAATTATAACCTTGAAGATAAGTATATAGAACCTACATTAATTAACAATGCTTCTTGGGATGATAAATGTATGGAAGGGGAAATTTTTGGACCTATACTACCAATAATATCCTTTGATGCTATTAATGAAGCTATTGAAATTGTCAATGGAAGACCAAAGCCCCTTGCTCTATATCTCTTTACTGAAAATGAAGATGTTGCTAATAAAGTTATTGAAAGAACTAGTTCAGGGGGAGTTTGTATAAATGATGTTATTAATCATTATAGTAATCATCATTTGCCATTTGGTGGTGTTGGAAATTCTGGTATGGGAAATTATCACGGGGAAGAAAGTTTTAAAACTTTTTCCCATGCAAAGGGTGTGCTTAATAAATCCACAAGAATTAATAATACTTTAATCTTTCCACCATATTCATTGAAAAAATTGCACGCTATTAAAAAAATATTAAAATAA
- the rnmV gene encoding ribonuclease M5 translates to MMKKIKEVIVVEGRDDITAVKRAVDAELIAVHGYSVKKNLDRIQKAYDNNGIIILTDPDFAGVQIRRIISERFPEAKQAYINRYEGIKNGNIGVENANPESIIKALEKAKYETIESENIFTVEDLLEYHLTGFPNSKSLREKIGEKLGIGYSNGKQLLVKLNHYGISMEEFEKAMNEIIETL, encoded by the coding sequence ATAATGAAGAAAATAAAAGAAGTAATTGTAGTTGAAGGAAGAGACGACATAACTGCTGTAAAAAGAGCGGTTGATGCAGAATTAATAGCAGTTCATGGATATTCAGTAAAAAAGAATTTAGATAGAATACAAAAAGCTTACGATAATAATGGTATAATTATATTAACAGATCCTGATTTTGCTGGTGTTCAAATTAGAAGAATTATATCTGAACGTTTTCCAGAGGCAAAACAAGCTTATATAAATAGATATGAAGGTATTAAAAATGGAAATATTGGTGTTGAAAATGCCAATCCTGAATCTATTATAAAGGCTTTGGAAAAGGCAAAATATGAAACAATTGAATCTGAAAATATTTTCACAGTTGAAGATTTATTAGAATATCATTTAACAGGATTTCCTAACTCTAAATCCCTAAGGGAAAAAATTGGAGAAAAATTAGGAATTGGATATTCCAATGGAAAACAACTTTTAGTTAAATTAAATCACTATGGAATTTCAATGGAAGAATTTGAAAAAGCCATGAATGAAATAATAGAAACTTTATAA
- a CDS encoding SAM-dependent methyltransferase encodes MKVNEEKVNLLMEDVFSNKKLVKCVFSNMKGNYPYSKVMIKPILIKNEFFYQFEEFKNNKAYHSNLNIEEALNKIYLLLENFNQYMIFTKEEDIQILKNKKGFKIKSTKNIKEEVSLEHNKNKNYILQEGEPIPFLVKLGVMGENGKIFKKSYDKFKQINKYLQFIDETVSEMKSKKLVTNSIKIIDFGCGKSYLTFALHYYFKMKNDLEFDIIGLDLKDDVMKDCNNIVDELNLKNIEFLTGDIKDVNKMKDVDLIFSLHACNNATDYSLLKAMELNAKAILAVPCCQHEFNEKISSNKNSSFYESESLIGKHGILLEKFSSIATDAFRAQALELCGFKTQVIEFIDLVNTPKNVLIRGIKEKTTNESLEKKLREYNTFKDFLGIEPILDTLLKPYFLIK; translated from the coding sequence ATGAAAGTAAATGAAGAGAAAGTTAACTTACTTATGGAGGATGTTTTTTCCAATAAAAAATTAGTTAAATGTGTTTTTTCCAATATGAAAGGAAATTACCCCTATAGTAAAGTTATGATAAAACCCATTTTAATAAAAAATGAATTTTTTTATCAATTTGAAGAGTTCAAAAACAACAAGGCCTACCATTCTAATTTGAATATAGAGGAAGCTTTAAATAAAATATATTTATTACTAGAAAATTTTAATCAATATATGATATTTACAAAGGAAGAAGATATTCAAATTTTAAAAAATAAAAAAGGATTTAAAATTAAAAGTACGAAGAATATAAAAGAAGAAGTTTCTTTAGAACATAATAAGAACAAAAATTATATTTTACAAGAGGGAGAACCTATTCCATTTTTAGTTAAACTTGGAGTTATGGGAGAAAATGGAAAAATATTTAAAAAAAGTTATGACAAGTTCAAACAAATAAATAAGTATTTGCAATTTATAGATGAGACAGTTTCTGAAATGAAATCTAAAAAGTTAGTTACAAATTCAATTAAAATAATAGACTTTGGTTGTGGAAAATCATATTTAACATTTGCTCTACATTATTATTTTAAAATGAAAAATGATTTGGAATTTGATATTATTGGATTGGATTTAAAAGATGATGTTATGAAAGATTGTAATAATATAGTTGATGAACTTAACTTAAAGAACATAGAATTTTTAACTGGGGATATTAAAGATGTTAATAAAATGAAGGATGTGGATCTTATATTTTCTCTTCATGCTTGTAATAATGCAACAGATTACTCTTTATTAAAAGCTATGGAATTAAATGCCAAGGCTATTTTAGCTGTTCCATGTTGTCAACATGAATTTAATGAAAAAATATCATCTAATAAAAATAGTTCTTTTTATGAAAGTGAATCTTTAATTGGAAAACACGGAATATTGCTGGAAAAGTTTTCTTCAATTGCAACTGATGCATTTAGAGCACAGGCTTTGGAACTATGTGGTTTTAAAACTCAAGTTATAGAATTTATAGATTTAGTAAACACACCTAAAAATGTTCTTATTCGTGGAATCAAAGAAAAAACTACAAATGAATCCCTTGAAAAAAAATTAAGAGAATACAATACTTTTAAAGATTTTTTAGGAATAGAACCTATTTTAGATACTTTACTTAAACCATATTTTTTAATTAAATAG
- a CDS encoding DMT family transporter, protein MKNFIKNNESKCFAFGTIFLWASAFPVTKMALSYFTPQALGFIRYLTATICLLLIGYLKKIGLPKTKDVPKFLFSGGMGFFMYMIAFNTGSIYLTSATSSIIIAIAPILTALMSNLLLKEKINVYGWIAIIMEFVGILFLTLWDGEFSLNVGILWMICAAVVLAIYNITQREYSKNYTAFQSTTYSIIGGTILLSIFMPESIPQIIGAPLKAWYLIIYLGIFPSAIAYIWWTKALSLAKITSEVTNFMFVTPLLSGIMGCILIGEYPSSATYIGGTIILSGLMLFNLTSKK, encoded by the coding sequence ATGAAGAATTTTATTAAAAATAACGAAAGCAAATGTTTTGCTTTTGGAACAATTTTCCTGTGGGCTTCAGCTTTTCCAGTTACTAAAATGGCTCTTTCTTATTTTACACCACAGGCTCTTGGATTTATTAGATATTTAACGGCAACTATTTGTTTGCTTTTAATAGGATATTTAAAAAAAATAGGATTACCTAAAACTAAAGATGTTCCTAAATTTTTATTTTCTGGTGGAATGGGTTTTTTCATGTATATGATAGCTTTTAATACAGGATCTATTTATTTAACCTCAGCAACAAGTAGCATTATAATAGCAATTGCTCCAATACTTACAGCATTAATGTCAAATCTCCTGTTAAAGGAAAAGATTAATGTTTATGGTTGGATTGCAATTATTATGGAATTTGTAGGGATTTTATTTTTAACATTGTGGGATGGAGAGTTTTCATTAAATGTTGGAATTTTATGGATGATATGTGCAGCTGTTGTTTTAGCTATTTATAACATTACCCAAAGGGAATATTCAAAAAATTACACAGCTTTTCAATCTACAACTTATAGTATTATTGGAGGAACGATTTTACTTTCTATATTTATGCCAGAATCAATTCCTCAAATAATAGGTGCTCCATTAAAAGCGTGGTATTTAATAATTTATTTGGGAATATTTCCAAGTGCCATTGCTTATATATGGTGGACTAAAGCTTTATCCCTTGCAAAGATTACCAGCGAGGTTACAAATTTTATGTTTGTAACTCCATTATTATCTGGTATAATGGGGTGTATACTAATTGGTGAATATCCTTCTTCAGCAACATACATAGGAGGAACAATAATTTTAAGTGGATTAATGTTATTTAATTTAACATCTAAAAAATAA